The following coding sequences are from one Paenibacillus tundrae window:
- the rluF gene encoding 23S rRNA pseudouridine(2604) synthase RluF: protein MRINKFISETGYCSRREADKLVESGKVTINGIQAELGSQAEEGDDVRINGQPIREKRKHVYIALNKPVGITSTTEQHIRGNIVDFVGHTERIFPIGRLDKDSEGLILMTNDGDIVNRILRAEGRHEKEYIVTVDRPVTASFLQGMSTGVKILGEMTLPCKVTRISDRMFRIILTEGKNRQIRRMCSAFGYEVRRLKRIRIMNIHLGEQATGKWRELTAAEKAELGSLLDYSLE, encoded by the coding sequence TTGCGTATTAATAAATTTATTAGTGAGACAGGTTACTGTTCCCGGCGTGAAGCGGACAAGCTAGTCGAGAGTGGGAAAGTAACGATTAATGGTATCCAGGCAGAGCTAGGTAGTCAGGCTGAAGAAGGCGATGATGTACGCATTAATGGACAGCCGATCCGGGAGAAAAGAAAACATGTGTACATCGCCTTGAACAAGCCGGTGGGGATCACCAGTACGACGGAGCAACATATCCGGGGGAATATTGTAGATTTTGTAGGCCACACAGAGCGAATCTTCCCGATTGGTCGATTGGATAAAGATTCAGAAGGTTTGATTCTTATGACCAATGATGGGGATATTGTAAACCGGATCTTAAGAGCAGAGGGCCGCCATGAGAAGGAATATATCGTGACCGTGGATCGACCAGTAACTGCAAGCTTCCTGCAGGGTATGAGTACAGGGGTCAAAATTCTTGGCGAAATGACGCTTCCCTGCAAAGTGACACGTATCTCGGATCGAATGTTCCGAATTATACTGACTGAAGGAAAGAACCGCCAGATTCGCCGGATGTGCAGTGCATTTGGTTATGAGGTTCGGAGGCTGAAAAGAATCCGTATCATGAACATTCATCTTGGGGAACAAGCTACGGGCAAGTGGAGAGAGTTAACTGCGGCAGAGAAAGCAGAACTCGGTAGTCTGCTCGACTATTCATTAGAATAA
- a CDS encoding c-type cytochrome yields MHKWIMSGVFFAACAFAIILMFTLPGKEEVAQEAKPTMPEVTMDAGQAEALVKANCISCHGDQLQGGVGPALANIGSQDDVEKIYSTIVKGKGGMPAFKDRLQDEEIANIAMWLAEKK; encoded by the coding sequence ATGCACAAGTGGATCATGAGCGGGGTATTTTTTGCAGCGTGCGCGTTTGCTATTATTTTAATGTTTACGCTTCCAGGAAAAGAAGAGGTTGCCCAGGAGGCTAAACCAACTATGCCGGAAGTCACGATGGATGCCGGACAGGCTGAAGCACTGGTGAAAGCCAATTGTATTTCCTGTCACGGTGATCAGCTTCAAGGGGGCGTAGGCCCAGCTCTTGCGAACATCGGAAGTCAGGATGACGTAGAGAAGATCTACTCCACGATCGTCAAAGGTAAAGGCGGCATGCCTGCGTTTAAGGATCGACTACAAGATGAAGAGATTGCCAACATTGCGATGTGGCTCGCCGAGAAAAAGTAA
- the rbsK gene encoding ribokinase — protein sequence MSDNNQKHPLIAVVGSLNMDLVVKTDTIPEEGETVSGEELHYLAGGKGANQAVASARLGGQTTMIGAVGTDVFGERLLRSLHESGVDASQVRVMDDSATGTASIWLSNGDNRIIVIPGANGKVVPEMLEEADTVKSLTAAAAVLLQLEIPLPAVTRAATLAAEGSALVVLNPAPAVPGLPQELLRCVDVVTPNRSELAVLTGRDQLRPEDLDAAVAELAASLGAAVVTTLGPEGAVYAAAPGGRVQAGRAGACRAPGYAVSAVDTTGAGDCFNGALAVALARGETLDAAVSFAMGAAALSVTKLGAQSGMPFADEVEAFLAQQASSD from the coding sequence ATGTCAGACAACAATCAGAAACATCCGCTTATCGCTGTCGTTGGCAGCCTCAATATGGATCTTGTCGTCAAAACGGATACGATTCCAGAAGAGGGAGAAACGGTCAGTGGGGAAGAGTTGCACTATCTTGCTGGTGGCAAAGGGGCTAACCAGGCAGTGGCCTCCGCTCGTCTCGGTGGGCAGACAACGATGATTGGAGCTGTAGGAACAGATGTGTTTGGCGAACGCCTGCTTCGTAGCCTGCACGAAAGCGGGGTAGATGCATCGCAGGTTCGTGTCATGGATGATTCAGCGACGGGTACAGCCTCGATCTGGCTCTCCAATGGAGATAACCGAATTATTGTTATCCCAGGGGCGAATGGGAAGGTAGTGCCGGAGATGCTGGAAGAGGCGGATACGGTGAAAAGCCTGACTGCAGCCGCAGCGGTGCTGCTGCAGCTCGAGATTCCGCTGCCAGCGGTCACCCGCGCCGCTACATTAGCGGCAGAAGGCAGCGCACTGGTGGTGCTCAACCCGGCTCCCGCGGTGCCGGGTCTGCCCCAGGAGCTCCTGCGGTGCGTTGACGTCGTCACGCCGAACCGCAGCGAGCTCGCCGTGCTTACCGGCCGGGATCAACTCCGGCCGGAAGACCTGGATGCGGCGGTCGCAGAGCTCGCCGCATCCCTCGGGGCCGCCGTCGTCACGACGCTCGGCCCCGAGGGGGCTGTGTACGCGGCAGCGCCAGGCGGCCGCGTACAGGCAGGGCGTGCCGGCGCGTGCCGTGCGCCCGGCTACGCCGTAAGCGCCGTCGATACGACCGGCGCTGGCGACTGCTTCAACGGCGCGCTGGCGGTAGCCCTTGCGCGCGGCGAGACGCTTGATGCGGCCGTAAGCTTCGCTATGGGCGCGGCTGCGCTATCTGTGACGAAGCTGGGTGCCCAGTCAGGAATGCCATTTGCAGATGAGGTAGAAGCGTTTCTTGCGCAGCAGGCATCAAGCGACTGA
- a CDS encoding 4a-hydroxytetrahydrobiopterin dehydratase translates to MVFSQEEVEAHLGRLEGWELEEGRWIVRKFVFSNYMKGIAFVDEVAAISEAFNHHPFITIDYTTVTLRLTSWDDGGITSVDIKEAEQFNETFEKMRAE, encoded by the coding sequence ATGGTTTTTTCGCAAGAGGAAGTCGAAGCTCATCTAGGAAGGCTTGAAGGCTGGGAACTAGAGGAGGGACGATGGATTGTCCGCAAATTTGTGTTTTCTAACTACATGAAAGGGATTGCATTTGTAGATGAGGTCGCTGCGATCTCGGAAGCATTCAATCATCATCCTTTCATAACGATTGATTATACGACAGTCACGCTACGTCTCACGTCATGGGATGACGGAGGCATTACATCTGTAGATATTAAAGAAGCGGAGCAATTCAACGAAACATTTGAGAAAATGAGGGCGGAATAA
- the motA gene encoding flagellar motor stator protein MotA, whose product MNISTIIGLVLGLASLVFGMMLKHAPVINLVNNPAAYMIIFVGTAASIFMAFPMSEVKRIPKLFGILFKQQQLIDRVSLIGTFMDWASTTRREGLLALESKVEEIDDHFLRSGMRMIIDGNDQDFVSDVLMENIHTTEERHRSGALIFSQAGMYAPTLGVLGAVVGLIAALADLSDMDKLSQAIAAAFIATLLGIFTGYVLWHPMSNKLKRMSKQEMEIKLMMVEGLLSIQSGVSTIAINQKLSVFLTPSERKQLEEKEGSSGEKG is encoded by the coding sequence ATGAACATTTCAACAATTATTGGACTTGTTTTGGGACTCGCTTCACTTGTATTCGGTATGATGTTGAAGCATGCTCCCGTAATTAATCTAGTCAACAACCCAGCAGCCTACATGATTATATTTGTTGGTACCGCAGCAAGTATTTTTATGGCATTCCCTATGTCAGAAGTCAAGAGAATTCCGAAACTCTTCGGAATTTTGTTCAAACAGCAACAATTGATCGATCGCGTATCCCTAATCGGCACATTTATGGACTGGGCTTCCACTACCCGTCGTGAAGGTTTGCTTGCACTAGAATCAAAAGTTGAAGAAATCGACGATCATTTCCTTCGCAGCGGCATGCGAATGATTATCGATGGGAACGATCAAGATTTCGTCAGCGATGTTCTAATGGAAAATATTCACACTACAGAGGAGCGTCACCGCAGTGGTGCACTGATCTTCTCCCAAGCAGGTATGTATGCTCCAACACTCGGCGTTCTTGGAGCCGTAGTTGGTTTGATTGCAGCCCTTGCGGATCTTAGCGATATGGATAAGCTCTCTCAAGCGATTGCAGCAGCATTCATCGCTACCCTCTTGGGTATCTTCACAGGTTATGTACTGTGGCATCCAATGTCCAACAAGTTGAAGCGGATGTCCAAGCAAGAGATGGAAATCAAGCTCATGATGGTTGAGGGTCTGCTCTCGATTCAATCCGGTGTTTCCACCATTGCTATCAATCAGAAATTATCTGTATTCCTGACACCTTCCGAACGTAAACAACTGGAAGAGAAGGAGGGTTCATCAGGTGAAAAAGGCTAA
- a CDS encoding GNAT family N-acetyltransferase produces MDEASVTFHVKPMEEEHAQQICSWQYDPPYNIYSWLPWEQMKALEVEFGDVQLRKDQYAVIFGENDEICGFAQFFPLVGVTRIGLGMHPERCGHGQGVEFVSAIVQEAIRRNPSNEIDLEVLTWNTRAIRVYEKVGFITQDTYERQTPTGLQPFYCMVYTGSR; encoded by the coding sequence ATGGATGAAGCTTCTGTGACGTTTCACGTTAAACCTATGGAAGAAGAACATGCTCAACAGATATGCAGTTGGCAATACGACCCACCTTATAATATTTATAGCTGGCTTCCTTGGGAACAGATGAAGGCACTTGAAGTCGAATTTGGAGATGTGCAGCTAAGGAAAGACCAATATGCTGTCATTTTTGGCGAGAATGATGAAATCTGCGGTTTTGCACAGTTCTTCCCGCTGGTCGGAGTCACCCGAATTGGACTAGGTATGCATCCCGAACGATGTGGTCATGGCCAAGGTGTTGAATTTGTGTCTGCGATTGTACAAGAAGCCATTCGTAGAAATCCCTCAAATGAAATTGATTTAGAAGTGCTCACCTGGAACACAAGAGCCATCCGGGTCTATGAAAAGGTTGGTTTTATCACCCAAGATACATACGAACGTCAGACACCTACTGGCTTGCAACCTTTTTATTGTATGGTGTATACAGGATCCCGTTAA
- the motB gene encoding flagellar motor protein MotB, giving the protein MKKAKKHEPHEEHIDESWLLPYSDLMTLLLALFIVLFGMSSIDAGKFEQMASALSSALNGGSGVLDYSSMNPETPGADLGKKKEQPEEITKKSPNQITDAQMAQKEQEDLEKLKKRLDQYISKNGLSDQLNTKLNQSELKITISDNALFSSGRADVKPESRSLAKAISSMLQEFPEYEVVVSGHTDNVPISNNQYKDNWDLSADRALNFLKILLLNTALDPSMFTPSGYGEYHPIASNDTNVGRAQNRRVEVSIIRKYQSNNTSVKAVDSAN; this is encoded by the coding sequence GTGAAAAAGGCTAAGAAGCATGAACCACATGAAGAGCATATAGACGAGAGTTGGTTGCTCCCTTATTCCGACTTGATGACCTTGTTGCTCGCTCTTTTTATTGTGTTGTTCGGCATGAGTTCCATTGATGCTGGTAAGTTTGAGCAAATGGCTTCCGCACTAAGCAGCGCATTGAATGGTGGATCAGGTGTCCTTGATTATAGCTCCATGAATCCTGAAACTCCAGGTGCTGATCTTGGTAAGAAGAAAGAACAGCCTGAGGAGATTACGAAAAAATCACCGAATCAGATCACCGATGCTCAGATGGCTCAGAAAGAGCAAGAGGATCTGGAGAAGCTCAAGAAACGTCTGGATCAGTATATTTCAAAAAATGGACTGTCCGATCAGCTTAACACCAAGTTAAATCAGTCGGAACTGAAGATCACGATCAGTGATAATGCCTTGTTCTCCTCTGGACGAGCCGATGTGAAACCAGAATCGCGCTCCTTGGCCAAAGCGATCTCCAGCATGCTTCAGGAGTTCCCTGAATATGAAGTGGTTGTATCCGGTCATACCGATAATGTTCCCATTTCGAACAACCAATATAAGGATAACTGGGATTTGAGTGCAGATCGTGCCCTCAACTTCCTCAAAATTCTGTTGCTTAATACGGCGCTCGATCCTTCCATGTTCACACCTAGCGGCTACGGAGAGTACCATCCAATCGCTAGTAACGATACGAATGTTGGACGAGCACAGAATCGACGTGTAGAGGTTTCCATCATTCGGAAATACCAAAGCAACAACACGTCTGTAAAAGCTGTTGATTCGGCTAACTAG
- a CDS encoding ATP-binding protein, with protein sequence MSIKTKLSMIMSCSVLVILVLNIALSYYTTEENLRQDSENKMVLTAKQIAISVEQNQYSSEYVKRQIGSNLWLASVMAAEELDPDINNITNEDLVRVSKKVGVSHISLMEQTEDDIVVTRSSDPREIGLSTKSMTYWYQAFKQLFEKHQVTIPQGQALDHFWSDGFEYSTSSPSDIDIWGYYHDGERNYIINPFYNNAEVDDYVKISGPDEILNKIREVNPSILEITGINPLTFGSPSMNDDGRDSNFSKLNNKPIRFGTYQYGTTEEDHRAVVKAIRTGQNVSFVSETHDQKVLKSFIPIFTPNQSSYVIGIVMDYKQISSMVSEQLVSHASISLVLLEIVIFGSYLLAGYITRPIQLILGKVNDVVDGHFDFRLKVKRKDELGQLANRINAMIRNLGHYTNRLKQMYEENRAVKEHLESIINQTADAIHITDLDGNVLRVNRAFEQLYGWRSREVEGRTLKIIPPEAEEERREQHAQLIEGMSITSNETTWMKKDGTRVEVSVSTAPVRDEEGEITALISVSRDITSRNRMEELLRRSEKLTTVGQLAAGVAHEIRNPLTTLRGFLQLQQQTNKLNHRHLDLMLSELDRINLIVGEFLILAKPQAVHFQDRDIRFILGDVISLLDSQAHLHGVEFVLSASSDSAMVHCEENQLKQVFINLLKNGMEAMPNGGSIRIRLHHEEELNRVRIEIKDEGIGIPEEMMPKLGEPFFTNKESGTGLGLMVSQRIIQSHKGMMDIRSVMNKGTTVIIDLPASDKLPEQAEDDNSTEQPPTDEEN encoded by the coding sequence TTGTCTATAAAAACGAAATTATCCATGATTATGTCGTGTTCAGTGCTCGTTATTTTGGTGCTGAATATTGCACTGAGTTACTATACTACAGAGGAAAACCTTAGACAGGACAGCGAAAATAAAATGGTGCTGACTGCTAAACAGATCGCGATTTCTGTCGAACAGAATCAGTATAGTTCAGAATATGTAAAACGCCAGATTGGTAGTAATCTGTGGCTTGCTTCGGTTATGGCTGCAGAAGAACTAGATCCGGATATTAATAATATCACAAATGAAGACCTTGTACGTGTGAGCAAAAAGGTCGGCGTATCCCACATATCGCTCATGGAACAGACCGAGGATGATATCGTTGTAACCCGTTCTTCCGATCCGCGGGAGATTGGACTTTCCACAAAATCCATGACGTATTGGTATCAGGCCTTCAAGCAATTGTTCGAAAAGCATCAGGTCACCATTCCCCAAGGGCAAGCGCTAGATCATTTCTGGTCAGATGGATTCGAGTATTCGACATCCAGTCCGTCGGATATTGATATTTGGGGCTACTACCATGATGGGGAGAGGAACTACATAATCAATCCCTTCTATAATAATGCCGAAGTTGATGACTATGTGAAGATCTCTGGTCCAGATGAGATTTTGAACAAAATTCGTGAAGTTAATCCTTCTATTCTTGAGATTACAGGTATTAATCCTTTAACCTTTGGTAGTCCAAGTATGAACGATGACGGAAGAGATAGTAACTTTAGCAAGTTAAACAACAAACCAATCAGGTTCGGAACATATCAATATGGCACAACAGAAGAGGATCACCGTGCAGTGGTGAAAGCTATTCGTACGGGACAGAACGTTTCTTTTGTCAGCGAAACACATGACCAAAAAGTGTTAAAGAGCTTTATTCCTATTTTTACTCCTAATCAATCGTCTTATGTAATCGGAATTGTCATGGACTATAAGCAGATATCTTCCATGGTGTCAGAGCAGTTGGTCAGCCATGCCTCGATCTCCCTTGTATTACTTGAGATTGTAATCTTCGGCAGTTATCTGCTCGCAGGATATATTACACGTCCAATTCAATTGATATTAGGCAAGGTGAATGATGTCGTTGATGGACATTTCGATTTCCGTCTGAAAGTGAAAAGGAAGGATGAGCTCGGACAGCTCGCCAATCGAATTAATGCCATGATTCGCAATCTGGGTCATTATACGAATCGCCTTAAGCAGATGTATGAAGAGAACCGCGCAGTCAAAGAGCACCTAGAATCGATTATTAATCAGACTGCGGATGCGATTCATATTACGGATTTGGATGGAAATGTACTTCGGGTAAACCGTGCTTTTGAGCAGCTATATGGCTGGCGTAGCCGTGAAGTAGAAGGGCGTACCTTGAAGATCATCCCTCCAGAGGCGGAAGAGGAACGGCGTGAGCAGCACGCACAGTTAATTGAGGGTATGTCAATCACCTCTAATGAAACGACTTGGATGAAGAAGGATGGAACTCGTGTAGAAGTCAGCGTAAGTACTGCTCCCGTTCGAGACGAAGAGGGCGAAATCACAGCACTGATCAGTGTATCGCGAGACATCACAAGTCGTAACCGAATGGAAGAGCTGCTGAGACGTTCTGAGAAGCTAACGACTGTAGGACAATTGGCTGCCGGCGTTGCGCACGAAATTCGGAATCCACTAACCACATTGCGTGGGTTCCTTCAACTTCAACAGCAGACAAACAAGCTTAATCATCGTCATCTGGACTTAATGCTGTCAGAGCTAGATCGGATCAATCTCATCGTTGGTGAGTTCCTGATCTTGGCGAAGCCACAGGCGGTTCATTTTCAAGATCGGGATATCCGTTTTATCCTTGGGGATGTAATCTCACTGCTCGATAGCCAAGCGCATCTGCATGGTGTAGAATTTGTGCTAAGTGCCTCATCCGATTCGGCTATGGTACACTGTGAAGAGAATCAATTGAAGCAGGTGTTTATTAACCTGCTCAAAAATGGTATGGAGGCGATGCCTAATGGAGGAAGCATTCGAATTCGTCTTCACCATGAGGAAGAGCTGAATCGCGTAAGGATTGAGATCAAGGACGAAGGAATTGGTATTCCTGAAGAGATGATGCCGAAGTTGGGCGAACCGTTCTTTACCAACAAAGAGTCGGGAACGGGTCTTGGTCTGATGGTCAGTCAGCGCATCATTCAATCACATAAGGGCATGATGGATATTAGAAGTGTCATGAACAAGGGGACAACGGTTATTATTGATCTTCCGGCTTCGGATAAGTTGCCAGAGCAGGCAGAAGACGATAACAGCACGGAGCAGCCCCCTACAGACGAAGAGAACTAG